A segment of the Scomber japonicus isolate fScoJap1 chromosome 5, fScoJap1.pri, whole genome shotgun sequence genome:
TTTGCAGCTCTACTTACCTTGATGTAAGCTATAAAAATATTGGTGTTGAATGGTCAATCTAGAGGTTGTAGTTTGTGATCCTGTTGAATTGGGTTGCATCATTCTTGGAAGTGcctcaaatatttactgttttgCGTAATACTGCTATTTAGTTTAGCCTCAATGACATGATGAATGGGATCACAACATTTTTAATCACTATTAGAAACAACCAGCATATTCGACCCACTCTTTTAAACAAATCTAAAAACAGCAAACCTGAACTAAAGGGGCTGAAAATAGACACACTTAAATTTCTCGGGATCTACCACGATAGAATAtaagtcatttttattaatatacGTGATTGTCATTGAACTAATAGGAATATGTTTCATCATTAAGAGAGAAATACCAACATTTTGACAATTACCTCGCTTACATTAAAACAAGTCAACTGCTTCCGTATGACACATCACGTTGTCTGTGCTCTCACTGTTAAATGTCTCGTCACTTTAAATGTGATATattatgtttgtgagtgttatTATGAGTTAGCAACCTCACAATCTACATCCATCGATAGTCTGGCTAACCCAGCTCACCGTCACTTTTACCTACATACCTGCAGTTTCACTCGTCCTCCGAAAATATACAACCAACTACATTACTTAACATTATGCGTATTTTTAAATAACACCTACAGGAGTTAAAGTTTTGTGTTTAAAAGCGCAATAATCTCAACAGTACTCACCGGTGTCTTCAGGGGAAGTTCGTCGTTGCAGCTCTGGAGCCCTCCTCCCGGAAACACACCCATGCACTTCCTGTGCTAAAACACTCGCTGACCAATCGGCTTCTGAGGATGCGAGTGCCATGTCGCATGCTCATTGGTCCACATTCAAGAGCGCATCGGTGATTGGATTGGCCGAGAACCGCCACGTCGTCAAAGGCAACAAAACCTCGTTCATTCATAAAGCTGATTCTGCCAAAACAGCTCCAAACCACTCAGTCAGTGCTCCAAACAAATCACTATTCTCATTCTTTTATCCCTTCTGCTATCAGGCTGTTAGATTACTGACTGTAGTCTTTTTAAATAGGTGCCTTTTACTCAATGAATGTCCTTAAAATCACTGCCTTATTTATTCCTTGCCAGAGTTCGGGAGACAGTAGACCCAGTCTATGTAGACACATAGGTTACATGTCACCGCGTTACGTagtttaaatacaaaataactgtaagtgtaatctgttatATTCACTgagaaatgtgtaattaaattacagcgacctttaagattttagtcaggagggtttttttcctattttttaaatatttaacatgttactacATGCACATTTTGCTGTTTTCtgtaattctttgaaatcaatattttttatattttgtaaataaatcatgacatggacTTATTTGGATCACACATGGGTTTACATGATGTCACAGTATCAATTAATGCCATGCCAGACTttgaaacctttaaaaaaaataaaaaaaatcttaattttatattccaaaatctacatgaactactgaatacattttcaaatgaaagatAAACCTTTCGTTATAAGAATATTATCTCCCTTTTCAATCATGCCAGTATCcaagaaaaacacctgaactcagattttggtgggcttaatgggtacacttaccccaacatttgttagaaaattagaaaactaatcaaatgtaatatgttACATTACCTTGATTAAGAAAATGAAATAGTTagattacttattacattttaaacacggTAAATAGTAATCTGTACATTTCCAACCCAGTTccttacttttttatttcttaaccAAAATAGTTGgtttatatggtgtttttactttCTCACATGGCTGGTATGATTATTCTTTGAAAGTGACATTGTGCAATATATCATtagaatgtttttatttgttttaacatatttgtgCTTTGAATGTCTACTTTACACAAGGAgcaattcatgtatttattatcaTAGTATCTGAtattgcctttttttgttttagtggGCTTGAATTTCAAATAgtaatacaaaacacacaaagtatGTTGCATCTGAGTTTCTCATTGTTAAAACGagtcttctcttttcatttgacatattttttaataaaaacaaacaaaaaaacaaatcaaatcaaaacaacaacaacaacaacagtacacTATGATCAGCCCTCGAAAAATAAGATGGCAAGATTTCAGTGAGCCAAATCTGTAACTGCGTTTCCCAGGACCTCCCCCATGTAGATCTGAAAGAAACTGAGCCACAATATGAATTGTGGCAGGCATGTTTTCTGTATAGGTGTCTTTTAGTCATGTTTCCTTTTGGATGAAGAATTCAATTCTTGAGGTTTAATAAGGAAAGGATAGTAGCACATTGTGCAATACAGTACAACTAGTTAGTTAGTCATTGCTTAACTATACAAATACAACTTTCTTTGAATAGTTACAGAGATGGATTCTCACATAGTCTCACAAGTGGCAGTGTCTCTGTAAGTTCAGAGAGCCCCCTCAACCAACTGCTGAATCTTCCAAATCAGTGTTTTCTATCTCAtcttctgtctccctctgttgGTTGGTATTTTTTCCTTGACTTGACGGACCGGCTGAGTCTCTCTGTTCATCGCCTTCACAGCTTCCGCCTGAGGCAAGatgaaaagcacatttttaacatgGTTGTTATGGAAAGTTCATTCTGAAACAAGTTGCACATAAAAGAGGACAAGTTGGGTCAAACCACAACTAAATAGcacaattatttaaatatgtgtgtgacagaaaacaaGCCCAGTTAACTGTATTAGGAGCATCAGACTTTGTAGCATGGTGAGTTTGGGTGTTTTGGCTGACCTGTGACTTgtgtttcactttctttcttgtcaGTGAGGAACATACGTTGCATCATAAGTTTCTTCACAGTGTGGCACATGTACTTGAGCTCTGGACcactgtctgcttttcctgtagACATGCCAAATAGGAGTacaagtgaaaaacaaaaactacaactcAAGTACAACTGAAACAATAGAGGAACATTTGAAATATATGGAGAATAACCTTACCTTTGTGTGGTTCTTCCTCAAATAGGACACACGTTCCCAAGGCATCTTTGAAGAGGAAGGGATaccaagaaaaaagaaatcatttttaatgataaaatctATAAGGGACACTTTTTCAGTGCTGGTAAAGATAGTCAACATTAGTGTGATTAATGGTAAATTAATCTTCTGATAATCAAATAAcagttttaaatcacttttaaaaaataaacatttgctcatgcagcctctcaaatgtgacatataataataaattgaatattttttgatTTTGAAAATGTCACCTTTGTCTCTGTTGAATATTTTCTTATATGTTATAGGCAAATCCATTAATTGAGGAAATAATCAGCAGTGatctattgtatttttttttaaaactttgaagTGATGCTTCAGAAAAATAGCATCTCAATTTCTATTAATCTTTTGAAGGTGCAGTTCACACAAGTTCCTGTATGATATATACTTCTATTTTTCAAGTCTTTCCTAAGATTTTTTCACTGACTAAAGTGAATAATAATGTGTAAGGGAATTTGTTTTCATGTTACTTTCCCTTGATGCacgttattattataattatattacagtttattttGTTCTTAAAACATTTATCCTTACCTTCATATTCCCCTGCAAACACATACTGTCCTACTTGCATCATGGGCTTGTCGCTGTCAATATCCTTTAACACAAATGTACAAACTGAATCAGTGTGCAGCCAGAGACGATCATCAGACtgttcaataataataataataataataataataataatgataataaacagaAGAACTCACCAGTATCTTGCATGTAGCCCGACACTTGGACAGAAAGTCATTGTTTATTATACCAGAGAGCTCCACCACAACAAGCTGCTCctgtacgtacacacacacacacacacacacacacacacacacacacacacacacacacaattgatTTGAAATGTCTCTACAAACATAGGGAAATCTAAATTGAGACAGTGAACTATTGCAATCTTATCGTCAGAAAACGAGCCAAAAGTACTCAGGGGAAATTAAATGTCTTCGATGAAAATCTAACATTTAAATTCTGGTTTGAAAGGTTAAAGTGAATACAGTAATGTTTAAAGTTTCCCCCCTCCACTAGCTAAATTAGCCAATAGTGGTTAGCTAACGGTGGTCCCGCTATACCGTAACAGTTGTACATTAACGGTGCTTCATACCTCCTCTTCCCATTCATCGTCCATGTTCAAAATCCTGTTATAAAGGAGCCACGATGGAGATTTCACTGATCTATTCCTCCAAATTATCCTTTGAGTTTACCTCTCATGCTCGTTCCTCCTAAACATTAGTTTGACCACTTCCGCGATTGTACGGGGGCCGAGCAGGgttcattcctctctttcttcagtTCAAGTTTCTGTCCGTCGAGGGGCGCTGTTGTTCAGTTTTACTGCCATGTTTTGTTTCTGAACCATTTAATGTGaatctcccctctctccctccgtcctatctatctatctatctatctatctatctatctatctatctatctatctatctatctatctatctgttcaTTCTACTTATGGTCCAGCATGATTGGATCTAAATATTGGCTACCTGTAGGCACACTCATCTACATCtaacattaatgttattaatgttcTCCTGCAGGACACCATTGCTGAggtgatgagatgagatgagatgagacgAAATGAGACGAtacactttattgatccccaaGGGATAATTCATATGTCAAAGGCAGAGGCAACAAAAAACGAAAGGAAACACACATCAAATGTatccaaaccaaaaaaaaaagagaggggaaaCAACCACACAAACAAGAGACCAAATGTGAACACTGACTGAATCATAATCAAAGAGCACAATGAGAAAACACCACGATGTACAAAGATGTGTGATATTTGTGATTTCGGGAGCACCTGAGGCAGAAGATTAGTTTTTTCCAGGTTTGCTGTACTATAACTGTAGTCAATTGGGATTATTATTACTGTCCAAATTTGGAGAAATCCTGGTGCACACACATCAAAGACAAGAATGCATCTTAGGgtttgtcatttatttcaacCATCAGCACAGTAAGTacaatgttaaattaaaaaaaagaatgcaaTGGGCATATAATGTATGATTTGCAGATGTTTTGTGGCTCATCAATTAGGTTTTCTCAGTTTTATACATTGTGGGTAATGCTACAGTATTTAAGTTGTTTGCAATGTCAAACAAAATCCATGTGAATAAATTAAACTAATGTTCTGTTGCAGTTTCTGCTGAAAATAATTAAGAGCTGGAGAATATTTCACAAACAGAATCATAAAGCCCCTTTGGATGAGTGATCATTCATTTATCACCCAGTTGGTTTAATTTTCATATTTCTTCTCAAAGTGACTGGATTGAATGCACAATGTTAGTTtgttaatataatttatatcaaatattttatttatgatttatattATATGCATGTAATAGTTGTGATTATAATCTTACTTATTGATCCTTATTGgaaatatctcttttttttgttattttctcctCTTTAAACAGATGTCAAAGACAAGGGTCATCTGAAGGCTAGCACCCCTGGAGCTGGTTGGGATTCATCATGTCGCGCCGGACTTCTGTAAGGACAGTGCTCTCCTCATCGAGTCCCCCATTTGAAGGACCATCGCACTGCCCTATAAGGAAAAACAGGACAGCTGTAATAATCTGAAGATGtaataaatgaaaggaaatgtaTGGTACATTTTTGCAAATCCACAAGGTTAATTATCAATGGTCACTGGTGACTTTTCCACTCATGTACATTCGTCAGTACATATTTTggagtttatacatttttgcatcATGTCCAAAAAAAGCTGTGAATTCTCATCCATTGTCAGGAATGTAAAAGGTGACGTGGTGAATTACAATCATACTGCACCTGTTTAACTCATAGTATGACAAAGCCAGGTAGAGCGGTGCTGGGACATTTACTGTAACAGTCCTCAGAGTTAAAAAATGGAGACGTGGGGAGACAAAGGTTTGATATGAGGATATCTTCTTGCTCCTGGACTTTAAAATTTCTGCAGCTCCTCCCAATGAATTTGATATTTTGGTGGTAGACAATAAATAGCTGAAGCTTTGTAAAagggtaaacacacacaggactcaccatgtatattttctttgtgtttcaggactgtctgaaaatgtgaatatcacaatatttaattaaactgtATCTTTAGTGTTACAAAAAATTATTCTTATTAACGAGACAAGGTTGAGATTTTTTTCATGTCAGTACATTGGTCCATAGGCAGATAACTGTTCAGTGGAGTTGCTCGGAGGCCGGCGCTGTTTGCAGGCTGTAAATACCTGTATAAATGTAAAACAGGTTGATGCTGAATGAACCTCACCctcagagagaggaaaaaacattttgaatcagAATCAGGCAAACCAAATTAAAGGGGGTGCATATCCCCCAtgtgccttcttcctccccatTCCTGGCCTATCATCTATCTCTGGACCATGGGGTTGTCATGTCGACCAGCCCACAAGTTACTATGACAACGGCTCAAGGGGAAGCACTTGCTAGGGAGGTTATTGCCTCCTTGGGGATGTAAGAAGGACAGGGGGAATGTGAGCAGAGACAAAGATAGGGGGGACTTGCACACACCAAAAAGCTTTAAATGAAGCGAGAGGTCAAGTCTGAGTGTGTTAGCTGGATGTGTGTTTGACTTACCTTAGAGGCCAGTTTACACGCCGAACTGGACACAGTGTGTAAATTGAGTTGCCCCATTGAAGCTTTGAAAGAagagttcacattttttttttctggaagaGACCTGAGCCTCTCCTGTACATGATGTATTACACTTCTTGCTCAGTGCCATACCCTGGGGCAGAAAGGGGCGGGAGCAAGGGAGGGAGTGACATTAAGGACCCTCTAAGGTGTCAGAAGGGTCCCCAGCTTCCCCCCACATTTTGTCATATAAATGTCATAAAGACAAGTTTGGAGTTGGGGAGCTTTTGGCTCTCCTTCAGCCTGGGGGGTATCACAGTGGTTAATTGCCCCATTAGCACTGACAGGGTAAATTGGTGGAAGGGTTAACTATATAttacaatgaaaacaacaaccCCTGGCACACACCCGGGGGCATGAAACGCATGCAACGTTTTACAGtacagcctgtgtgtgtttgagtgtaaaTGCGAGAGAGAAGAGAGTGTGTAAATTGTGAATgtagatttacatttacatgagATCGTAATATtggtaaaatattaaaatgttctaTTTATTAAAACGGAAATGAACTCACAATGGCAGTCAGGGAGAGACTCTCCTCTCATACCTGTGCTGAACTTTCTCAGAGTGCACAGTCAACCAATCAGGAGGATTATTTTATTCTACTtgtaaaaatgtgactttgtgtcAGGACTGTTTGTAAGACAACTGTGCATTTATGTGCTGTAATATAAACAATGTAAATGTGAatcacaaatatatacacacactccccGCTCACAAGTATAggctttaaatgtgtgtgtgtgtgtgtgtgtgtgtgtgtgtatgctcacCTGCCTTATCTAGAATTGCAGATTCAAATATAAATGGAAATTTACATCAATAAACTGTGATGCTTTAATTTGAAGGATCattgaaacacattttattattgtgttacaGCACTGTAATGTAGACTTTAagattatttgattttataatGACATTCAATTacataaatgatttttaaatacaaGTAAAATCAACAGAGCCAATTtccttattattttttattttctcacattACATCTATTTACAGGTTATTATTTTACACGCATAACAGacacaaaaatatatgaattatgATAAATAAGCCAGTGTTTCAAGATAAACAGATTTACATTCTTACACAAGTAGAAATgaacattttgcattttatttaaacacacacacacacacacacacacacacacacacacacacacacacacacacacacacacactgatatggactaacattaaaattaaactaCCATTCATTGTCATTGTCTTTTGCCAAAAAGCCAGATATCAACTTGTCACTGTTTTTAACTGCAGCcataacaacacaacaacagagaATGCAGAGAATGTAGGCATAAAGACAGCAGTCACTGATTTATGTTAGTGATAACCTGCAGTCTTCACTTGGTGGCATGTAGCAGACAGACAATCACTTAAAGCGTTTTCAAATCGTAAAACAGTTATTGGATGCCCACCAAACATAGGCCAAATCAACGTTTAGCCTACGACAATTAAACGAttctttatctatttttataatgaaaaaaaaatctacacaaAACAGGACAATCCATAATCAAAACGTTGGTGCACGCAAAACCAACATAACGAAATATCATTAATATTCATGCACTATTCAGATATGGCCTTGTAATGCAGTTTTATCACGCATCAGTGAGCAGATAGTAACCTTACTTTGTTAAtgcaaaatatgtattttatctctCTATACGTACAAAATTCCTGTATCTTTTACATAGGGACTCTTTTTTGCTGCAACATTGGAGCCTTTCATagcatataaaaaatgtatacaatTTTTAAATAAGGACGAGGTCAGCTTTGATAAGCAAAGCCCAACAAAGGAGAAGGATACTATGATCTTACAAATAAATGCAGTTTTCACCTTCTAAAATATGGACGATCGACAGATTGCACATCCAGCGTGAAATTCACAATAGTATTATCATAACAATAGAGCTGAGTGGCGAGGATGGGACGGCCGGAGAAGGGAAAAAACCTAAAGGTCTTCTGTAATGACTTACATAGGAATGGACACATCCAATGTTTGGCTTAACTATATATTGTATGTCTCccaaacaaagaaaattaaaCAGCAAACCAAAGTCCGAAACCCAGACTAACCTGCCCAGCCAAAAATCAATCAAGAGTGGAGTGTctcatttcatatttaatcatatttaaagaCTGCGacctttctttgttttctttttctttcattgttttaaatataaatgtaagcTTCTCTTTGTTAGATGTGAATATTTGTCCAACACAACTGGCGAATATGAGcttaaataacttttttttcttacagcatTAGTTggcaaatcattttaatatttaatgtaaatgttgcAGCTGAAGTATTGGACAAACATGTAAACGCATACAAGGTATTTTATCAAAGACAAAATGTCACTATCATATTCTTCAAATATTCCTCTAGGGCCTTATAGTGCGCGTGCAGTGCTCAGTGGTGAATCACGGTGACAGTGTCGCATTTTGTGGTGATTGTCTGGCATCACAATATTCCCCTAAAAAGCCTTTTGGGGTTGAATATGTCTGTTGTGTTTAATAAccacattgttattattattactacttaATTATATTGTCTTGTCTTCAAGTAGGATATATTTGGAGATTTTTCTATGATATCGTTTATATTCATTAAATAAACTGGaatttgtctttatttgccTCTTAAACGTATCACTgaattttttcaaaataatatgtCTGTGATTAAAATTCAACGTTTCAGCATTAATTTCTcgcactttttaaatattttcctttcctccttgtCTCCTATGCGTCCCCTGTagcctctcccctccctccctttctctctctctcgctgaaTCCATACGGGCTAATTAGCGGTGTCTGCGCAATTACGCACATGCGCAGTAGGCATAATCTCAGCCATTTTTTGAAGGAAACTAATTAGCAGGAATAAAGAGCCAAgtgtttttccccccacagTGATCAGAACTCATTCTACCTCTGGAGCTCGCACAAACCCCTCCGTCCCCCATCTTTCTGTTTACTACTACAGCCTATATGTAGCTTTAATT
Coding sequences within it:
- the gtf3c6 gene encoding general transcription factor 3C polypeptide 6 isoform X2; amino-acid sequence: MQDTVCTFVLKDIDSDKPMMQVGQYVFAGEYEDALGTCVLFEEEPHKGKADSGPELKYMCHTVKKLMMQRMFLTDKKESETQVTGGSCEGDEQRDSAGPSSQGKNTNQQRETEDEIENTDLEDSAVG
- the gtf3c6 gene encoding general transcription factor 3C polypeptide 6 isoform X1, which gives rise to MDDEWEEEEQLVVVELSGIINNDFLSKCRATCKILDIDSDKPMMQVGQYVFAGEYEDALGTCVLFEEEPHKGKADSGPELKYMCHTVKKLMMQRMFLTDKKESETQVTGGSCEGDEQRDSAGPSSQGKNTNQQRETEDEIENTDLEDSAVG